The Micromonospora sp. NBC_00421 genome contains a region encoding:
- a CDS encoding PPOX class F420-dependent oxidoreductase, translating to MARSVATTTRVDRDALIEFVRPRHRVLLMTTRADGRPQSSPVACGVDAAGRLVISTYPERAKAANIRRDPRVSACVLSDDWDGPWVQVDGVAEVLDLPEALEPLVEYFRSISGEHPDWDEYRAAMTAQGKSLIRITVEGWGPIATGGFPARLAD from the coding sequence ATGGCACGCAGCGTCGCAACCACCACCCGGGTCGACCGGGACGCCCTGATCGAGTTCGTCCGCCCCCGGCACCGGGTCCTGCTGATGACCACCCGGGCGGACGGCCGTCCGCAGTCCTCCCCGGTCGCCTGCGGGGTCGACGCCGCCGGTCGGTTGGTGATCTCCACCTACCCGGAACGGGCCAAGGCCGCCAACATCCGCCGTGATCCACGGGTCTCCGCCTGTGTGCTCTCCGACGACTGGGACGGCCCCTGGGTGCAGGTCGACGGGGTGGCCGAGGTGCTCGACCTGCCCGAGGCGCTGGAACCGCTTGTGGAGTACTTCCGCAGCATCTCCGGGGAGCACCCGGACTGGGACGAGTACCGGGCGGCCATGACGGCGCAGGGCAAGTCGTTGATCCGGATCACCGTCGAGGGCTGGGGTCCGATCGCCACCGGCGGTTTCCCGGCCCGGCTCGCCGACTGA
- a CDS encoding DUF6642 family protein, translating into MARGGVFCVEGQWHRDLNERGSVLPTLELLERLGRIRYIHKDAATRDELFYFLDRWLLKQYADHRVGFFAMHGEPSRLCLTDWDSVELADVAERMAGRGEGRRLYFGSCSVLRASDATLRDFLDVTGAALICGFTREVDWVESAAFETVLLDVLANGQRHNAAELRMGSAHWAPLAAYLGFRVIYANGRAWRPTARPRVPAQPAPGRVGGRSG; encoded by the coding sequence GTGGCGCGTGGTGGGGTCTTCTGCGTCGAGGGGCAGTGGCACCGTGACCTCAACGAGCGCGGGTCCGTGCTGCCCACCCTCGAACTGCTCGAACGGCTCGGTCGCATCCGCTACATCCACAAGGACGCCGCCACCCGCGACGAGCTGTTCTACTTCCTCGACCGGTGGCTGCTCAAGCAGTACGCCGACCACCGGGTCGGTTTCTTCGCCATGCACGGTGAGCCCAGCCGGCTCTGCCTCACCGACTGGGACTCCGTCGAGCTGGCCGACGTCGCCGAGCGGATGGCCGGCCGGGGCGAGGGCCGGCGGCTCTACTTCGGCAGCTGCTCGGTGCTGCGCGCCTCCGACGCCACGCTTCGTGACTTCCTCGACGTCACCGGGGCGGCCCTGATCTGCGGGTTCACCCGCGAGGTCGACTGGGTCGAGTCGGCCGCCTTCGAGACCGTGCTGCTCGACGTGCTCGCCAACGGCCAGCGGCACAACGCCGCCGAGCTGCGGATGGGCTCGGCGCACTGGGCGCCGCTCGCGGCGTATCTCGGTTTCCGGGTGATCTATGCCAACGGCCGCGCCTGGCGGCCCACCGCCCGGCCCCGGGTCCCCGCCCAGCCCGCGCCGGGCCGGGTCGGCGGCCGGTCCGGCTGA
- a CDS encoding D-Ala-D-Ala carboxypeptidase family metallohydrolase has translation MRQNTVKRALVAFALALPGAAIATVVAAPAAHADGCYTWKRDLYQGRSGDDVRQLQIRVAGWAARGAIVRIDGDFGPETAAAVKRFQTAYGLRSDGIAGRQTFAKIYQLQDDDCTPAHFSYRELDDGCGRGGWSGGPLSATDTKATAVRTMWKLEALRRGLGDKPLNVTSGFRDKSCNKQVGGASDSQHLYGNAADLTSGSRSLCEVARASRDHGFSGIYGPGYPGHDNHVHVDSRRENNRDTSANRTSWAAPDCGVSR, from the coding sequence GTGCGCCAGAACACTGTGAAGCGGGCACTCGTCGCGTTCGCCCTGGCCCTGCCGGGAGCCGCGATCGCCACGGTGGTCGCCGCGCCAGCGGCCCACGCCGACGGCTGCTACACCTGGAAACGCGACCTCTACCAGGGACGCTCCGGCGACGACGTCCGCCAGTTGCAGATCCGGGTCGCCGGGTGGGCGGCCCGGGGGGCGATCGTCCGGATCGACGGGGACTTCGGCCCCGAGACCGCCGCCGCGGTCAAGCGCTTCCAGACCGCGTACGGGCTGCGCAGCGACGGCATCGCCGGCCGGCAGACCTTCGCCAAGATCTACCAGTTGCAGGACGACGACTGCACGCCGGCCCACTTCAGCTACCGCGAACTGGACGACGGCTGCGGCAGGGGCGGCTGGAGCGGCGGCCCGCTCTCGGCCACCGACACCAAGGCCACCGCGGTGCGCACCATGTGGAAACTGGAGGCGCTGCGACGCGGCCTGGGCGACAAGCCGCTCAACGTCACCAGCGGCTTCCGCGACAAAAGCTGCAACAAGCAGGTCGGCGGGGCGTCGGACAGCCAGCACCTCTACGGCAACGCCGCCGACCTGACCTCGGGCAGCAGGTCACTCTGCGAGGTCGCCCGCGCCTCCCGCGACCACGGGTTCAGCGGCATCTACGGTCCCGGCTACCCCGGTCACGACAACCACGTCCACGTGGACTCCCGGCGGGAGAACAACCGGGACACCTCGGCGAACCGCACCAGCTGGGCGGCGCCGGACTGCGGCGTCAGCCGCTGA
- a CDS encoding response regulator, whose protein sequence is MILGGVPDVRVVGEAADGDEVPAAVAGCAPDVVLMDIRMPRVDGLAATEALRALPHPPEVLVLTTFDADEQVLRALRAGAGGFLLKDTPPAEIVQAVRRVAAGEATLSPTVTRQLISHLTGPTPGPDPRRDRALRLLAGLTAREREVAVALGHGRTNAEISAELFMSVATVKAYVSRLLTKLALNNRVQVALLVHDAGLV, encoded by the coding sequence ATGATCCTCGGCGGCGTGCCGGACGTCCGGGTGGTGGGGGAGGCGGCCGACGGTGACGAGGTGCCCGCCGCCGTGGCCGGGTGCGCGCCGGACGTGGTGCTGATGGACATCCGGATGCCCCGGGTGGACGGGTTGGCCGCCACCGAGGCGCTGCGGGCGCTGCCGCACCCGCCGGAGGTGCTGGTGCTGACCACCTTCGACGCCGACGAGCAGGTGCTGCGCGCATTGCGGGCCGGGGCGGGCGGGTTCCTGCTCAAGGACACCCCGCCTGCGGAGATCGTCCAGGCGGTGCGTCGGGTGGCGGCCGGCGAGGCGACCCTGTCCCCGACGGTCACCCGGCAGCTGATCAGCCACCTGACCGGGCCGACGCCGGGGCCGGACCCGCGCCGGGACCGGGCGCTGCGGCTGCTGGCCGGGCTCACCGCGCGGGAACGGGAGGTCGCGGTGGCGCTCGGCCACGGCCGGACCAACGCGGAGATCTCGGCGGAGCTGTTCATGAGCGTGGCGACGGTGAAGGCGTACGTGTCGCGGCTGCTGACCAAGCTGGCGCTTAACAACCGGGTCCAGGTGGCGCTGCTGGTCCACGACGCGGGCCTGGTCTGA
- a CDS encoding sensor histidine kinase, with amino-acid sequence MSAAVVPDHPWLLPGALTPETRAPRRTPRDWLVDVVAFLLALGWALVAFGDAVSPDPQFAHNAGPSWVVGADLAAGLAYCVALWLRRRWPVGLAVAGLPLALFSVTAGVALLVVVFTVLVHRPLPIGAALVGFHLLTVPLYTVVRPDPTLPYWGTVAWTVMFIGIVVAWAMFVRARRQLVLSLRDRAHRAEAEQQLRVDQARQLERTRIAREMHDVLAHRISLLSLHAGALEFRPDAPPQEVARAAGVIRGSAHAALQDLREVIGVLRADAAGGDAAPERPQPTLADVPALIAESRAAGVRVTLVDEVTDPAEVPAAVGRSAYRIVQEGLTNARKHAPGAAVDVRLAGGPGRELFVQLRNPWPVGAPGPVLPGAGTGLVGIAERVTLAGGRLTHGRDDATGDFRLAARLPWPA; translated from the coding sequence GTGAGTGCTGCCGTCGTACCTGATCATCCCTGGTTGTTGCCGGGGGCGCTGACGCCCGAGACGAGGGCCCCCCGGCGTACGCCCCGGGACTGGCTGGTCGACGTGGTGGCCTTCCTGCTCGCCCTCGGCTGGGCGCTCGTGGCGTTCGGCGACGCGGTGTCCCCCGATCCGCAGTTCGCCCACAACGCCGGCCCGTCCTGGGTGGTCGGGGCCGACCTGGCGGCGGGTCTGGCCTACTGTGTGGCGCTCTGGCTGCGCCGGCGCTGGCCGGTGGGGTTGGCCGTGGCCGGCCTGCCGCTGGCCCTGTTCTCGGTGACCGCCGGGGTGGCGCTGCTGGTCGTGGTGTTCACCGTGCTGGTCCACCGGCCGCTGCCGATCGGCGCGGCGCTCGTCGGCTTCCACCTGCTGACGGTTCCGCTCTACACCGTGGTCCGCCCCGATCCGACGTTGCCCTACTGGGGAACGGTGGCCTGGACGGTGATGTTCATCGGCATCGTGGTGGCCTGGGCGATGTTCGTCCGGGCCCGCCGGCAGCTGGTGCTGTCGCTGCGCGACCGCGCTCACCGGGCCGAGGCCGAGCAGCAGCTCCGCGTCGACCAGGCCCGCCAGTTGGAACGCACCCGGATCGCCCGGGAGATGCACGACGTGCTGGCGCACCGGATCTCGCTGCTCAGCCTGCACGCCGGGGCGTTGGAGTTCCGCCCGGACGCGCCGCCGCAGGAGGTGGCCCGGGCGGCCGGGGTGATCCGGGGCAGCGCCCACGCCGCCCTCCAGGACCTGCGCGAGGTGATCGGGGTGCTCCGCGCCGACGCCGCAGGCGGCGACGCCGCCCCGGAACGCCCCCAACCCACCCTCGCCGACGTGCCCGCGCTGATCGCCGAGTCCCGGGCCGCCGGGGTACGGGTCACCCTGGTCGACGAGGTCACCGACCCGGCGGAGGTCCCGGCGGCGGTGGGGCGCAGCGCGTACCGGATCGTGCAGGAGGGGCTGACCAACGCGCGCAAGCACGCCCCCGGCGCGGCGGTCGACGTCCGGCTGGCCGGTGGCCCGGGGCGGGAGTTGTTCGTCCAGCTCCGCAACCCGTGGCCGGTGGGCGCACCCGGTCCGGTCCTGCCGGGTGCCGGGACCGGGCTGGTCGGCATCGCCGAGCGGGTCACCCTGGCCGGTGGCCGGCTGACGCACGGCCGGGACGACGCGACAGGCGACTTCCGGCTCGCCGCCCGACTGCCGTGGCCGGCATGA
- a CDS encoding ABC transporter ATP-binding protein — translation MIAVDHLTKRYGPHAAVDDVSFRCEPGTVTGFLGPNGAGKSTTMRMLCGLTRPSSGTATVAGQPYRELPNPGREVGVLLDASAQHVGRSGRETLTLAARTMGVAAAQVPAVLDRVGLNPVAAKRRVGAYSLGMRQRLGLALALLGEPRVLVLDEPANGLDPEGIFWMRGLLRDFADRGGTVLLSSHLLREVEAVADRLVVIGGGRVVAQGGKDELLAGTGTLVRARDPHALRLTLDRAGLDATGSADGGCVVRAEPDAVGQAAADAGLVLTELRPAGGGGLEQLFLTLTAGASTKEAVQ, via the coding sequence ATGATCGCAGTTGACCACCTCACCAAGCGGTACGGCCCGCACGCCGCCGTCGACGACGTCTCCTTCCGCTGCGAACCCGGCACGGTGACCGGTTTCCTCGGCCCGAACGGTGCCGGCAAGTCCACCACCATGCGGATGCTCTGCGGGCTCACCCGCCCGAGCTCCGGCACCGCCACCGTCGCCGGTCAGCCCTACCGGGAGCTGCCCAACCCGGGCCGGGAGGTGGGTGTGCTGCTGGACGCCTCGGCCCAGCACGTCGGGCGCAGCGGGCGGGAGACGCTGACCCTGGCCGCCCGGACCATGGGCGTGGCCGCCGCACAGGTGCCCGCCGTCCTCGACCGGGTGGGCCTGAACCCGGTGGCGGCGAAGCGGCGGGTCGGGGCGTACTCGCTGGGGATGCGGCAGCGGCTCGGCCTGGCGCTGGCGCTGCTGGGTGAGCCCCGGGTGCTGGTCCTCGACGAGCCGGCCAACGGCCTGGACCCGGAGGGGATCTTCTGGATGCGCGGGTTGCTGCGCGACTTCGCCGACCGGGGCGGAACCGTGCTGCTCTCCTCCCACCTGTTGCGGGAGGTGGAGGCGGTCGCCGACCGGCTGGTGGTGATCGGCGGCGGCCGGGTGGTCGCCCAGGGCGGCAAGGACGAGTTGCTGGCCGGCACCGGCACCCTGGTCCGGGCCCGCGACCCGCACGCTTTGCGGCTCACCCTCGACCGGGCCGGGCTGGACGCCACCGGCAGCGCCGACGGCGGGTGCGTGGTCCGCGCCGAACCCGACGCCGTCGGGCAGGCCGCCGCCGACGCCGGGCTGGTCCTGACCGAGCTGCGGCCGGCCGGCGGCGGTGGCCTGGAACAGCTCTTCCTCACCCTGACCGCCGGCGCGAGCACCAAGGAGGCCGTGCAGTGA
- a CDS encoding ABC transporter permease, with the protein MTTVTTTPPATAREAIPGPSLTRLVGVELRKLGDTRAGRWLLASIGLIAAAIVALQLRFVDDAAQTFTNFFTASLAPVALLLPVLGILSITAEWSQRTALTTFALVPRRERVVLAKLVAVLLAALASVLVSLAVAAAGTLLAGVTGGAGSWDFDWTVAGHAAVFQAINVLIGAGFGLLLLNTPLAIVTSLLLPTVWGILSAMISALHGPARWLDTSVTMEPLLGPDVSAGQWGRLGVSLLVWVAAPLAAGLVHTLRREVH; encoded by the coding sequence GTGACCACCGTGACGACCACTCCCCCCGCCACCGCCCGGGAAGCGATCCCCGGACCGTCCCTGACCCGGCTGGTCGGGGTGGAGCTGCGCAAGCTCGGCGACACCCGGGCCGGCCGCTGGCTGCTGGCCTCGATCGGGCTGATCGCCGCCGCGATCGTCGCGCTGCAACTGCGTTTCGTCGACGACGCCGCACAGACCTTCACCAATTTCTTCACCGCGTCACTGGCGCCGGTGGCGCTGCTGCTGCCGGTGCTGGGCATCCTGTCGATCACGGCCGAGTGGTCCCAGCGCACCGCGCTGACCACGTTCGCCCTGGTGCCGCGCCGGGAACGGGTGGTGCTCGCCAAGCTCGTCGCCGTGCTGCTCGCCGCGCTGGCGTCGGTGCTGGTGAGTCTGGCCGTCGCCGCCGCCGGCACCCTGCTGGCCGGGGTCACCGGCGGGGCGGGGAGCTGGGACTTCGACTGGACGGTGGCCGGGCACGCCGCCGTGTTCCAGGCCATCAACGTGCTGATCGGCGCGGGTTTCGGGTTGCTGCTGCTCAACACCCCGCTGGCGATCGTCACCTCGCTGCTGCTGCCGACGGTGTGGGGCATCCTCTCCGCGATGATCTCGGCGCTGCACGGCCCGGCCCGCTGGCTGGACACCTCGGTCACCATGGAACCGCTGCTCGGCCCGGACGTGAGCGCCGGGCAGTGGGGCCGGCTCGGGGTCTCCCTGCTGGTCTGGGTGGCCGCCCCGCTCGCCGCCGGGCTGGTGCACACGCTGCGGCGGGAGGTGCACTGA
- a CDS encoding YqeB family protein, which translates to MRAREPGAATRVGGDVGELVVLWVGFPLLGAAVGGLLPLVADWVAGLPWAPVQGWFELVAGLPYRRALVGGVLLGVLAGLLVAHVGTRERLIVTVDRGGARLRRDGVDRDLPRGSVTAVFTDGRELVLLGPAGAELARERSDLSRRRLRDAFREHGWSWQDADPHREAYRRWVAGLPDLPPGADPLLCARQRAVDADRQRDARELRGELARLGVVVRDEDKRQYWRTVPLPREEKPDGR; encoded by the coding sequence ATGCGGGCGCGGGAGCCGGGGGCCGCCACCAGGGTCGGTGGTGACGTCGGGGAACTGGTGGTGCTGTGGGTCGGCTTCCCGCTGCTGGGCGCCGCCGTGGGCGGGCTGCTGCCGCTGGTCGCCGACTGGGTGGCCGGGCTGCCCTGGGCCCCGGTGCAGGGCTGGTTCGAGCTGGTCGCCGGGCTGCCGTACCGGCGGGCGCTGGTCGGGGGCGTGCTGCTCGGCGTGCTGGCCGGGCTGCTCGTCGCCCACGTCGGCACCCGGGAACGGTTGATCGTCACGGTGGACCGGGGCGGGGCCCGGCTGCGCCGCGACGGCGTCGACCGCGACCTGCCCCGCGGGTCCGTCACCGCCGTCTTCACCGACGGCAGGGAACTGGTGCTGCTCGGTCCGGCCGGTGCGGAACTGGCCCGGGAACGGTCCGACCTGAGCCGGCGGCGGCTGCGGGACGCCTTCCGCGAGCACGGCTGGTCGTGGCAGGACGCCGACCCGCACCGGGAGGCGTACCGACGGTGGGTGGCGGGGCTGCCCGACCTGCCGCCGGGGGCGGACCCGCTGCTGTGCGCCAGGCAACGGGCCGTCGACGCCGACCGGCAGCGCGACGCCCGGGAGCTGCGCGGTGAGCTGGCCCGGCTCGGGGTGGTCGTCCGGGACGAGGACAAACGGCAGTACTGGCGGACCGTTCCGCTTCCCCGGGAGGAAAAGCCGGACGGGCGGTAG
- a CDS encoding SOUL family heme-binding protein, producing MTEQQPYRVLDQHPGFELRRYPAHLVAELRIDGGFAAAGNAAFRPLAAYLSGANRSRRRVGTTGPVVSEAAGSERIAMTAPVVQEEGDRPRTWRVWFVLPARLTPATVPEPTDPRITVREIPEQLAAAVRFAGRWTDQAFEQRATALGRAVTDAGLTPSGAIRYARFDPPWKPWFLRHNEVVLPVVE from the coding sequence ATGACCGAGCAGCAGCCGTACCGGGTGCTGGACCAGCACCCCGGCTTCGAGCTGCGCCGGTACCCGGCCCACCTGGTCGCCGAGCTGCGGATCGACGGTGGTTTCGCCGCCGCCGGCAACGCCGCGTTCCGGCCCCTGGCGGCGTACCTGTCCGGGGCCAACCGGTCCCGACGGCGGGTCGGGACGACCGGGCCGGTGGTGTCGGAGGCGGCCGGGTCCGAGCGGATCGCGATGACCGCGCCCGTGGTCCAGGAGGAGGGCGACCGGCCCCGGACCTGGCGGGTGTGGTTCGTGCTGCCGGCGCGGCTCACCCCGGCCACCGTGCCCGAGCCGACGGACCCCCGGATCACCGTCCGGGAGATCCCGGAGCAGCTCGCGGCGGCGGTCCGGTTCGCCGGGCGGTGGACCGACCAGGCGTTCGAGCAGCGGGCCACCGCGCTGGGCCGGGCGGTCACCGACGCCGGCCTCACCCCGTCGGGGGCGATCCGGTACGCCCGTTTCGACCCGCCGTGGAAGCCGTGGTTCCTGCGCCACAACGAGGTGGTGCTGCCGGTCGTCGAGTGA
- a CDS encoding amino acid permease: MASTVDRGGIFRRKPVEEIADETGSGLSRSLGLWQLTAIGVGGIIGAGIFALAGAVANETAGPAVLVSFLIAGLASAAAALSYAEFAGMIPKAGSAYTYGYAVLGEAVGWFIGWDLLLEYTAIVAVVAIGISGYFGFLVGQLGVDLPAWMLGAPGTGDGHVVDLFAVLLCLLIAFLLTLGIRTAARFETIVVGLKVAVVLLVIVVGFFHVRTANYSPFFPFGLSGAFTGAATVFFAVFGYDAMSTAAEESTDARRHMPKAIIWSLVISMVLYVLATLVLTGMQNYREIDPESGFSSAFASVGLSGLASVIAVGAIIGILTVMFTFMLGVTRVWFSMSRDGLLPAWFAKVHPVRRVPTRVTWIVGVASAVIAGFLPIRQAAELTNIGILLAFVVVCVAVIVLRYRSPDAPRTFRLPGMPVVPALGVVFSVWLISFLDHVTWLRFAVWFLIGGLVYAFYGYRRSALAGRDDPSAGESGR, translated from the coding sequence ATGGCCTCCACAGTCGACCGCGGTGGGATCTTCCGCCGCAAGCCGGTCGAGGAGATCGCCGACGAGACCGGGTCGGGGCTGTCCCGCTCGCTGGGGTTGTGGCAGCTCACCGCGATCGGCGTCGGCGGCATCATCGGCGCCGGCATCTTCGCCCTGGCCGGGGCGGTCGCCAACGAGACCGCCGGGCCGGCCGTCCTGGTGTCGTTCCTGATCGCCGGCCTGGCCAGCGCGGCGGCGGCCCTGTCGTACGCCGAGTTCGCCGGCATGATCCCCAAGGCCGGCTCGGCCTACACCTACGGTTACGCGGTGCTCGGCGAGGCGGTGGGCTGGTTCATCGGCTGGGACCTGCTGCTGGAGTACACCGCGATCGTGGCGGTGGTGGCGATCGGCATCTCCGGCTACTTCGGTTTCCTCGTCGGTCAGCTCGGCGTCGACCTGCCGGCCTGGATGCTGGGCGCCCCGGGCACCGGCGACGGGCACGTGGTGGACCTGTTCGCGGTGCTGCTCTGCCTGCTGATCGCCTTCCTGCTGACGTTGGGCATCAGGACCGCCGCCCGGTTCGAGACGATCGTGGTCGGGCTGAAGGTGGCCGTGGTGCTGCTGGTGATCGTTGTCGGCTTCTTCCACGTCCGCACCGCGAACTACTCGCCGTTCTTCCCCTTCGGGCTCAGTGGGGCGTTCACCGGCGCGGCCACAGTCTTCTTCGCCGTCTTCGGCTACGACGCGATGAGCACCGCCGCCGAGGAGTCCACCGACGCCCGCCGGCACATGCCGAAGGCGATCATCTGGTCGCTTGTCATCTCGATGGTGCTGTACGTGCTGGCCACCCTGGTGCTGACCGGCATGCAGAACTACCGGGAGATCGACCCGGAGAGCGGCTTCTCCTCCGCGTTCGCCTCGGTCGGGCTCTCCGGCCTGGCCAGCGTCATCGCCGTCGGGGCGATCATCGGCATCCTGACCGTGATGTTCACCTTCATGCTCGGGGTGACCCGGGTGTGGTTCTCGATGAGCCGTGACGGCCTGCTGCCGGCCTGGTTCGCCAAGGTGCACCCGGTGCGCCGGGTACCGACCCGGGTCACCTGGATCGTCGGGGTGGCCTCGGCGGTGATCGCCGGCTTCCTGCCGATCCGGCAGGCCGCCGAGCTGACCAACATCGGCATCCTGCTGGCCTTCGTGGTGGTCTGCGTCGCGGTGATCGTGCTGCGCTACCGCAGCCCGGACGCCCCGCGGACGTTCCGGCTGCCGGGGATGCCGGTGGTGCCGGCGCTCGGCGTGGTCTTCTCGGTCTGGCTGATCAGCTTCCTCGACCACGTCACCTGGCTACGGTTCGCCGTCTGGTTCCTGATCGGCGGGCTGGTCTACGCGTTCTACGGTTACCGCCGCTCCGCGCTGGCCGGTCGGGACGACCCGTCGGCCGGTGAATCCGGGCGGTGA
- a CDS encoding ParA family protein: MYVVSVINYKGGVGKTTVTANLGAELANRGMKVLLIDLDPQTSLTFSFYDPDDWRERLRDGRTVKRWYDGLRGDTPAVTLGDLVVSPGPANAHLSGAGRLDLIASHLGLADIDLALARGVADGDDYDRELFRVRGSLAEGLHDAALDGYDLVLIDCPPNFNVVTQSAVIASDHLLIPAKADYLSTLGIDHLCGSVRELVDRYNADARRFATSRRHHKVAPDVAGVVFTMIQLTAQRPIAAHQGYLDQVRALGLPVFPTALRENITLFAGNTPRGVPVVLRHRVTSPVVQEELRQITTEFLAHLQPREVAV; the protein is encoded by the coding sequence GTGTACGTCGTATCCGTGATCAACTACAAGGGCGGGGTGGGTAAGACCACAGTGACCGCCAACCTCGGGGCCGAACTGGCCAACCGGGGGATGAAGGTGCTGCTGATCGACCTCGATCCGCAGACCAGCCTGACGTTCAGCTTCTACGACCCGGACGACTGGCGGGAACGGCTGCGCGACGGTCGTACCGTGAAACGCTGGTACGACGGCCTGCGCGGAGACACCCCGGCGGTGACCCTGGGTGACCTGGTGGTCTCCCCCGGCCCGGCCAACGCGCACCTCTCCGGCGCCGGTCGGCTCGACCTGATCGCCTCGCACCTCGGCCTGGCCGACATCGACCTGGCGCTGGCCCGGGGCGTGGCCGACGGGGACGACTACGACCGGGAGCTGTTCCGGGTCCGTGGTTCGCTGGCCGAGGGGCTGCACGACGCGGCGCTCGACGGCTACGACCTGGTGCTGATCGACTGCCCGCCGAACTTCAACGTGGTCACCCAGTCCGCCGTCATCGCCAGCGACCACCTGCTCATCCCCGCGAAGGCCGACTACCTGTCCACGCTCGGCATCGACCACCTCTGCGGCAGCGTCCGGGAACTGGTCGACAGGTACAACGCCGACGCCCGCCGGTTCGCCACCAGCCGCCGGCACCACAAGGTGGCCCCGGACGTCGCCGGGGTGGTCTTCACCATGATCCAGCTGACCGCGCAGCGACCGATCGCCGCCCACCAGGGCTACCTGGACCAGGTACGTGCCCTCGGGCTGCCGGTCTTCCCCACCGCGCTGCGGGAGAACATCACCCTGTTCGCCGGGAACACCCCGCGCGGGGTGCCTGTGGTGCTGCGCCACCGGGTCACCTCGCCTGTGGTGCAGGAGGAGTTGCGGCAGATCACCACCGAGTTCCTCGCCCACCTGCAACCCCGCGAGGTGGCGGTATGA
- a CDS encoding Rho termination factor N-terminal domain-containing protein: MTGTPPDRDLAAGVLARVGELLSGLSAADVAALAQGRARLVVVPVAPAGDPAVQPAGRTPATSLPATLPAAPVQSKPSGVDLDAASATLDTMVHRRDGTAYLTPWSIRDLRALAARLGLRGVAGLRKAELVERLVDRTIGFRAASAAVRAR; encoded by the coding sequence ATGACCGGGACGCCACCCGACCGGGACCTCGCGGCCGGTGTCCTGGCCCGGGTGGGCGAGTTGCTGTCCGGGCTGTCGGCCGCCGACGTCGCCGCGCTGGCGCAGGGCCGGGCCCGGCTGGTCGTCGTGCCGGTGGCACCGGCCGGTGACCCCGCCGTCCAGCCGGCCGGCCGGACTCCGGCGACCTCCTTGCCGGCCACCCTGCCGGCCGCACCGGTGCAGAGCAAGCCCTCGGGCGTCGACCTGGACGCCGCATCGGCCACGCTGGACACCATGGTGCACCGCCGGGACGGTACGGCGTACCTGACGCCCTGGTCGATCCGGGACCTGCGGGCGTTGGCCGCCCGACTGGGGTTACGCGGGGTGGCCGGCCTGCGCAAGGCGGAGCTGGTGGAGCGGCTGGTGGACCGGACGATCGGCTTCCGGGCCGCCTCCGCCGCCGTCCGTGCCCGCTGA
- a CDS encoding TM2 domain-containing protein, protein MTASVTTQKSWVVALLLCFFVGVLGAHRFYTGKVGTGVLQLITLGGLGIWAFIDLIMILVGAFRDKQGQPLAK, encoded by the coding sequence GTGACCGCTTCTGTCACCACCCAGAAGTCCTGGGTCGTCGCCCTGTTGCTCTGCTTCTTCGTCGGCGTGCTCGGCGCGCACCGGTTCTACACCGGCAAGGTCGGCACCGGTGTGCTCCAGCTGATCACCCTCGGCGGGCTCGGCATCTGGGCGTTCATCGATCTGATCATGATCCTGGTCGGTGCGTTCCGCGACAAGCAGGGCCAGCCGCTCGCCAAGTGA